A part of Vulcanisaeta moutnovskia 768-28 genomic DNA contains:
- a CDS encoding transcription factor S: protein MVLTKEGGKAVWKCPKCGYEEEVSVSSAKLVEKTTLTRKDDKPIVLTKSGEEALPKVKKTCPKCGYEEAYFWVQQTRAADEPPTRFYKCARCGYVWREYE, encoded by the coding sequence GTAAAGCTGTTTGGAAGTGCCCTAAGTGTGGTTATGAAGAGGAGGTTAGTGTTAGTAGTGCGAAGCTTGTTGAGAAGACGACATTAACCAGGAAGGATGATAAACCAATAGTACTAACAAAGTCTGGTGAGGAGGCTCTGCCTAAGGTTAAAAAGACATGCCCTAAGTGTGGTTATGAAGAGGCGTACTTCTGGGTTCAGCAGACGAGAGCTGCTGATGAACCACCAACCAGGTTTTATAAATGTGCTAGGTGTGGGTACGTTTGGCGTGAATATGAGTAG